The stretch of DNA caaattttatgtttaatgttGATCTCCTACAAAACACCCATTCCTTTATCTTAAAGCTAGAGACCAACATGGGATATTAGGGTTGTAATTTAGTTAAGTCGAGATGAGTTTTACTGAGCTCGAGTTTGAACTTAGCTCGTTAGGGTTCTAGTGAATTCGAATTTGAGCTCGAACTCGTTAAGGATTTATTGAGCTCAAActcatcatattttttttaaaattaaatttatgaaaacttatttttatataataaaaaatataaatataaattctcaaaacaaatataataacattataaacaaacataaatatccTTATCATAAATATGaggataaataataaaatattaaaataataataaaaattattgatttcAACTCCTTTATAAGCTTGGTAGAAATACGTACTTGTAAATGGTCAAAAGGCATAGGTGAACAAACCAGTGTTCATTGCCACTTCGCTCAACCAAATCTCATCAACATATCCCATCTATCCAAAGCAGTCGAATCCTTAAACACGTAATTAGATTAGGctctctctataaatacccatttatagGCATTGTTTTCTTCATCCGAGAAAAAATACAACTtccatcttcatcatcatcatcaccttAAACTACTTGTACCAAGTTAACAATGGCTGCTTCAACATACAGTTGGTTTCTATCTCTGGTGGCGGTGCTCTGTCTATACAGCAGCCAGATGAGCTCGACTTCAGCCGCCAGACAACTGCTCCAAACAGTGCCCACGATTCCATCTCTGCCTAAAGCCACTCTGCCTCCCTTGCCGGCGATTCCTACTGTTCCTCAGGCCACTTTACCGCCGTTGCCATCTGTCCCAACATTGCCAAAGCCGACTTTGCCGCCGCCGCCAACAATGCCGACGCTTCCTAAGGCCACACTGCCGCCGCTGCCAACCATGCCGACGCTTCCTAAGGCCACACTGCCGCTGCTGCCCGCTACTATGCCCACCATCCCGACAACAATCCCGTCCATTCCTTTCCTCTCACCGCCTCCATCAAACTAGATCACC from Diospyros lotus cultivar Yz01 chromosome 6, ASM1463336v1, whole genome shotgun sequence encodes:
- the LOC127804403 gene encoding protein PELPK1-like; protein product: MAASTYSWFLSLVAVLCLYSSQMSSTSAARQLLQTVPTIPSLPKATLPPLPAIPTVPQATLPPLPSVPTLPKPTLPPPPTMPTLPKATLPPLPTMPTLPKATLPLLPATMPTIPTTIPSIPFLSPPPSN